From a single Mycolicibacterium mengxianglii genomic region:
- a CDS encoding nuclear transport factor 2 family protein: MSTPTRTDDLVEIQQLLARYAVTITQGDVEGLVSVFTPDGTYSAFGDTYTLSRFPVLVDAAPKGLFMTGTALVDLVEGDNTASGTQPLCFIEHSKHDMRIGYYRDTYVRTDDGWRLKTRAMTFIRRNGDHDHGRPHAIGRPEAG; the protein is encoded by the coding sequence ATGAGTACGCCGACAAGAACTGACGATCTGGTTGAGATCCAGCAGCTGCTGGCCAGATATGCCGTAACCATCACCCAGGGCGATGTCGAGGGACTGGTCAGTGTGTTCACTCCGGACGGCACGTACAGTGCCTTCGGCGACACCTACACGCTCAGCCGCTTCCCCGTCCTGGTCGACGCCGCGCCCAAGGGCCTGTTCATGACCGGGACCGCGCTGGTCGACCTCGTCGAAGGCGACAACACGGCGTCCGGCACCCAGCCACTGTGCTTCATCGAGCACTCCAAACACGACATGCGCATCGGCTACTACCGTGACACCTATGTGCGCACCGACGACGGCTGGCGGTTGAAAACCCGTGCCATGACGTTCATCCGGCGCAACGGCGACCATGACCACGGCCGCCCGCACGCAATCGGCAGGCCGGAAGCCGGATGA
- a CDS encoding acyl-CoA dehydrogenase family protein, with the protein MQLSFDADVEAFRAEFIAFLDEHLPDEAETTQRSHSSADIPQWARRWQRVQFDHGWLLPGNPPEFGGCNATILQQYVHLEELSRRRIYHSFNPQGLGIIAASLLSFGTEEQKRTWAVPILRAEMTAALGMSEPGAGSDLAGLRTSAVLTDDHFVVNGQKVWTSGAHDADVILTFVRTDPNAPKHKGISVLLIPADTEGVVRRPFPSWTYPDELDFNEVFFSDARVPVENLIGPLNGGWGVANGSLGHERTLLWLSFAARLEAMIADRAPAGALEADNFATLIMDANALRLLGSAALAREARGEQDVPSLSVLKLLGAEAVQSAAEHALNAAGADGLHHPSTTAPYSPYNEDSESLGWFDRYQRSFAGTIAGGTSEIQRGIIAQRVLGLPRA; encoded by the coding sequence ATGCAGCTGAGCTTCGACGCCGATGTCGAAGCGTTCCGGGCCGAGTTCATCGCCTTTCTCGACGAGCACCTGCCCGACGAGGCCGAGACCACGCAACGGTCTCATTCGAGTGCGGACATCCCGCAGTGGGCCCGGCGGTGGCAGCGGGTGCAGTTCGATCACGGCTGGCTGCTGCCGGGAAATCCGCCCGAGTTCGGTGGCTGCAACGCCACGATCCTGCAGCAGTACGTCCATCTGGAGGAGCTGTCGCGGCGGCGTATCTATCACAGCTTCAACCCGCAGGGCCTGGGCATCATCGCCGCCTCGCTGCTGTCCTTCGGTACCGAGGAGCAGAAGCGCACCTGGGCGGTGCCGATTCTGCGGGCGGAGATGACGGCCGCGCTGGGGATGAGTGAACCCGGCGCCGGTTCGGACCTCGCCGGCCTGCGGACCTCGGCCGTGCTGACCGACGACCATTTCGTGGTCAATGGACAGAAGGTCTGGACCTCCGGCGCTCACGACGCCGACGTGATCCTCACCTTCGTGCGGACCGATCCGAATGCGCCCAAGCACAAGGGAATCAGCGTGCTGTTGATCCCCGCCGACACCGAGGGGGTGGTGCGTCGGCCCTTCCCGTCGTGGACCTATCCCGACGAATTGGATTTCAACGAGGTGTTCTTCAGCGACGCCCGGGTTCCCGTCGAGAACCTGATCGGGCCGCTCAACGGCGGCTGGGGGGTGGCCAACGGCTCCCTGGGCCACGAGCGGACTCTGCTGTGGCTCAGCTTCGCCGCCCGGCTGGAAGCGATGATCGCGGACCGCGCCCCGGCCGGTGCGCTGGAGGCCGACAACTTCGCGACGTTGATCATGGACGCCAACGCGCTGCGGTTGCTGGGGTCGGCGGCACTGGCCAGGGAGGCGCGCGGCGAACAGGATGTCCCGTCACTCTCGGTGCTCAAACTCCTTGGAGCGGAAGCAGTTCAGTCCGCCGCCGAGCACGCGTTGAATGCCGCGGGCGCCGACGGTCTGCACCATCCGAGCACCACGGCACCCTATTCGCCGTACAACGAGGACAGCGAGAGCCTGGGTTGGTTCGACCGCTACCAGCGCAGCTTCGCCGGCACCATCGCCGGAGGCACCTCGGAGATCCAGCGCGGCATCATCGCCCAGCGGGTGCTGGGCCTGCCGCGCGCCTGA
- a CDS encoding acyl-CoA dehydrogenase family protein, which produces MSFELTEDQALIRKSVAELASKFNDHYWMQKDQAHEFPQEFYDAIAKGGWLGMTIPEEYGGHGLGITEATLLLEEVARSGGAMNAASAIHLSIFGMQPVVKHGSDELKARTLPRIVNGDLHVCFGVTEPGAGLDTSRITTFAKREGDSYRVNGRKVWISKALESEKILLLTRTESSDDLRARGAKKTDGMTLFLTDLDRDHVDIRPINKMGRNAVSSNEVFIDDLIVPVEDRVGEEGQGFRYILDGLNPERMLIAAEALGIGRVALEKAVKYGNERVVFDRPIGMNQGLQFPLADSLARLDAAELVLRKATWLYDNGKPCGREANTAKYLCADAGFGAADRALQLHGGMGYAEEYNVSRYFRESRLMKIAPVSQEMILNFLGEHVLGLPRSY; this is translated from the coding sequence ATGAGTTTCGAGCTGACCGAGGATCAGGCACTGATCCGCAAGTCGGTTGCGGAATTGGCGTCGAAGTTCAACGACCACTACTGGATGCAGAAGGACCAAGCGCACGAATTCCCCCAGGAGTTCTACGACGCGATCGCCAAGGGCGGCTGGCTGGGCATGACCATCCCCGAGGAGTACGGCGGGCACGGCCTCGGCATCACCGAAGCCACATTGCTCCTCGAGGAGGTGGCACGATCCGGCGGTGCCATGAACGCCGCCAGCGCGATCCACCTGTCGATCTTCGGGATGCAACCGGTGGTCAAGCACGGTTCCGACGAACTCAAGGCGCGAACTCTGCCTCGCATCGTCAACGGTGACCTGCACGTGTGCTTCGGCGTCACCGAACCCGGTGCGGGACTGGACACTTCGCGGATCACCACGTTCGCCAAGCGCGAAGGTGACAGCTACCGGGTCAATGGTCGCAAGGTGTGGATCTCCAAAGCGCTGGAGTCGGAGAAGATCCTGCTGTTGACCCGCACTGAGTCATCTGACGACCTACGGGCTCGAGGCGCCAAGAAGACCGACGGGATGACGTTGTTCCTGACCGATCTCGATCGGGACCATGTCGACATCCGGCCGATCAACAAGATGGGCCGCAACGCGGTGAGTTCCAACGAGGTCTTCATCGATGACCTGATCGTTCCCGTCGAGGACCGGGTGGGCGAGGAAGGGCAGGGATTCCGGTACATCCTCGACGGCCTCAACCCCGAACGGATGCTGATCGCCGCCGAAGCTCTGGGCATCGGGCGGGTGGCGTTGGAGAAGGCCGTCAAGTACGGAAACGAACGTGTCGTATTCGACCGGCCGATCGGGATGAACCAGGGGTTGCAGTTTCCCCTCGCGGATTCGCTGGCGCGCCTGGACGCCGCCGAGCTGGTGCTGCGCAAGGCGACCTGGCTCTATGACAACGGGAAACCCTGTGGGCGCGAGGCCAATACCGCGAAGTACCTGTGCGCTGACGCCGGTTTCGGTGCCGCTGACCGGGCACTGCAGTTGCACGGCGGGATGGGCTATGCCGAGGAGTACAACGTGTCCCGCTACTTCCGGGAGTCGCGACTGATGAAGATCGCGCCGGTCAGTCAGGAGATGATCTTGAACTTCCTCGGTGAGCACGTGCTCGGTCTGCCCCGTAGCTACTGA
- a CDS encoding acyl-CoA dehydrogenase family protein — translation MTDQHDPAEFRSALRAWLDDVDLTPPDDHTLSAHMRQFARVQRALYDAGWSRYGWPEHAGGLGGPAILRAIVGEEVVGRRLAEPGPYSMLEVLAPTMIDYATPELAAEMVPKLLSGDEQWCQGFSEPGAGSDLASLTTRAQREAEGERYIINGQKVWTSFAQYSHRCILLTRTGDAETPDHQAITAFFVDLDTPGITVRPLRTMHGVDEFCEVYFDNVVVDANRMLGKPGDGWRLAMDLLPYERSTCFWQRIAYLYSRFDALVDEAKGLGQAADSDLGEVYLALHTLRCRSRATQHRLEDGHKLGPDTSIDKVLLAGAEQKLYDTARDLLPGAVELDDTEWRTEFLYSRAATIYGGTAEVQRNIIARRLLNLGKE, via the coding sequence ATGACCGACCAACACGACCCCGCCGAATTCCGGTCCGCACTGCGCGCCTGGCTCGATGACGTCGACCTGACCCCGCCGGACGACCACACACTGTCGGCGCACATGCGCCAGTTCGCCCGGGTACAGCGGGCCCTCTACGACGCCGGCTGGAGCCGCTACGGCTGGCCCGAGCACGCCGGTGGACTCGGCGGCCCGGCGATACTGCGCGCCATCGTCGGGGAAGAAGTGGTCGGCCGCCGGCTGGCCGAGCCCGGCCCCTACTCGATGCTCGAGGTGCTGGCGCCGACCATGATCGACTACGCCACCCCTGAGTTGGCCGCCGAGATGGTGCCGAAACTGCTCAGCGGCGACGAGCAATGGTGCCAAGGGTTTTCCGAGCCCGGCGCAGGAAGTGACCTGGCGTCGTTGACCACCCGCGCCCAGCGGGAAGCGGAGGGTGAGCGCTACATCATCAATGGTCAGAAGGTTTGGACCAGCTTCGCCCAGTACTCGCACCGGTGCATCCTGCTGACCCGCACCGGCGACGCGGAGACCCCCGATCACCAGGCGATCACCGCCTTCTTCGTCGACCTCGACACTCCCGGCATCACCGTGCGGCCACTGCGCACCATGCACGGTGTCGACGAATTCTGCGAGGTCTACTTCGACAACGTGGTCGTGGACGCGAACCGCATGCTCGGCAAGCCCGGCGACGGCTGGCGGTTGGCGATGGACTTGCTGCCCTATGAACGCAGCACCTGCTTCTGGCAGCGCATCGCGTATCTGTACTCCCGGTTCGATGCGCTGGTTGACGAGGCCAAAGGACTTGGGCAGGCCGCAGATTCAGATCTCGGTGAGGTATATCTGGCCTTGCACACCCTGCGGTGCCGATCCCGCGCCACCCAGCACCGACTCGAAGACGGTCACAAGCTGGGGCCGGACACCTCGATCGACAAGGTGTTGCTGGCAGGCGCCGAACAGAAGCTGTACGACACTGCACGCGACCTGCTGCCTGGCGCCGTCGAACTCGACGACACCGAGTGGCGTACCGAATTCCTGTATTCCCGGGCGGCGACCATCTACGGCGGTACCGCCGAGGTGCAACGCAACATCATCGCCCGCCGCCTGCTGAACCTCGGCAAGGAGTGA
- a CDS encoding metal-dependent hydrolase family protein gives MLTLKAAGLLDVDAGEIVRPGVVTISDGVIVGVGGDVPADSDVIDLGDTILLPGLMDMEVNLLMGGRGENPGLSQVQDDPPTRVLRAVGNARRTLHAGFTTVRNLGLFVKTGGYLLDVALGKAIDAGWIEGPRIIPAGHAITPTGGHLDPTMFAGFMPGVLELTLEEGIANGVDEIRKAVRYQIKHGAQLIKVCCSGGVMSLTGEAGAQHYSDEELRVIVDEAHRRGLRVAAHTHGAEAVKHAIACGIDCIEHGFLMDDEAIQMMVDNDRFLVTTRRLAEYMDVSKAPPELQAKAAEMFPKARTSIKAAYEAGVKIAVGTDAPAIPHGRNADELVTLVDWGMPPAAVLRAATVVAADLINKPDLGRLAEGYIADVIAVPGDPLQDISVTKNVTFVMKDGKVYKNEYADKN, from the coding sequence GTGCTGACCCTCAAAGCGGCGGGTCTGCTCGACGTCGACGCCGGCGAAATCGTCCGGCCCGGCGTCGTCACCATCTCCGACGGCGTCATCGTCGGAGTCGGTGGTGATGTGCCTGCGGACTCGGACGTCATCGATCTCGGCGACACGATTCTGCTGCCCGGCCTGATGGACATGGAGGTCAACCTGCTCATGGGTGGGCGCGGGGAAAATCCCGGCCTGTCCCAGGTGCAGGACGATCCCCCGACCCGGGTGCTGCGTGCGGTGGGCAATGCCCGGCGCACGCTGCATGCCGGGTTCACCACCGTGCGTAACCTCGGGTTGTTCGTCAAGACCGGCGGCTACCTGCTCGACGTCGCTCTCGGCAAGGCGATAGACGCCGGCTGGATCGAAGGGCCCCGGATCATCCCGGCTGGGCACGCGATCACCCCGACCGGCGGTCACCTCGACCCGACGATGTTCGCCGGCTTCATGCCCGGCGTGCTCGAGCTGACCCTCGAGGAGGGCATTGCCAACGGTGTCGACGAGATCCGCAAGGCAGTGCGCTACCAGATCAAGCACGGCGCCCAGCTGATCAAGGTGTGCTGTTCCGGTGGTGTCATGTCGTTGACGGGTGAGGCGGGGGCACAACACTATTCGGATGAGGAACTGCGCGTCATCGTCGACGAGGCACACCGTCGCGGGCTGCGGGTCGCCGCGCACACCCACGGCGCGGAGGCGGTCAAGCATGCGATCGCATGCGGAATCGACTGCATCGAACACGGTTTCCTGATGGATGACGAGGCCATCCAGATGATGGTCGACAACGACCGGTTCCTGGTGACCACCCGACGGCTGGCCGAGTACATGGACGTCTCCAAAGCCCCGCCGGAATTGCAGGCCAAGGCCGCGGAGATGTTCCCGAAGGCTCGGACGTCGATCAAGGCGGCTTACGAGGCCGGAGTGAAGATCGCCGTCGGCACCGACGCCCCCGCCATCCCGCACGGGCGCAACGCCGACGAACTGGTCACGCTGGTGGACTGGGGCATGCCGCCGGCCGCGGTGTTGCGGGCAGCGACTGTGGTGGCCGCCGACCTGATCAACAAACCCGATCTGGGTCGGCTCGCCGAGGGCTACATCGCCGATGTGATCGCTGTGCCCGGAGATCCCCTGCAGGACATCAGCGTTACAAAGAATGTCACTTTTGTAATGAAGGACGGTAAGGTCTACAAGAATGAGTACGCCGACAAGAACTGA
- a CDS encoding SDR family NAD(P)-dependent oxidoreductase, translated as MAQSSYFDLTGRAAMVTGAGAGGGIGAAVATALAQAGAAVLVTDINGDAAESVAESIRVAGGKADSCALDVGDRAAADAAAAQAAGLGGGALHILVNNAGVTAPAMFPKLTDETFRLTFDVHVMGTFHCTQAALPHIPTDGTGRVINVTSSAGITGTLGQVNYSAAKAGLIGFTKSLARELAAKNILVNALAPLAATPMTETIRTNEKFAANMMARIPLKRWAYPDEIAGAFVFLASDAASYITGQVLPVDGGMVM; from the coding sequence ATGGCCCAGAGTTCTTATTTCGATCTCACTGGCCGTGCAGCCATGGTGACCGGGGCCGGAGCCGGGGGCGGGATCGGTGCTGCTGTGGCCACCGCGCTGGCCCAGGCCGGGGCTGCCGTTCTGGTCACCGACATCAACGGCGATGCCGCGGAGAGCGTCGCCGAAAGCATCCGTGTTGCCGGTGGAAAGGCCGATAGCTGCGCCCTCGACGTCGGAGACCGCGCCGCTGCCGACGCCGCCGCGGCGCAGGCGGCGGGTCTCGGTGGGGGAGCGCTGCACATCCTGGTCAACAACGCCGGGGTCACCGCGCCGGCGATGTTTCCGAAGCTGACCGACGAGACGTTCCGGCTGACCTTCGATGTCCACGTCATGGGCACTTTCCACTGCACGCAGGCCGCCCTGCCGCACATCCCCACCGACGGCACCGGCCGCGTCATCAATGTCACGTCGTCGGCCGGGATCACCGGGACGCTGGGGCAGGTCAACTACTCGGCCGCCAAGGCCGGACTGATCGGCTTCACCAAGTCTCTGGCCCGCGAGTTGGCCGCCAAGAACATTCTTGTCAATGCCCTTGCGCCCCTTGCTGCCACACCGATGACCGAGACCATCCGCACCAACGAGAAGTTCGCGGCCAACATGATGGCCCGTATCCCGTTGAAGCGCTGGGCTTATCCCGATGAGATAGCCGGTGCGTTTGTGTTCCTGGCCTCCGATGCCGCCTCGTACATCACGGGTCAGGTGCTGCCCGTCGACGGCGGCATGGTGATGTGA
- a CDS encoding acyl-CoA dehydrogenase family protein, whose translation MLLELDSDQRLWRDTAREALTKQCPASLVRRVAEADGADAAAETSQLWRSYIEQGWTELTEASEMVELGLLIEELGRATDPTPYLATLTQFTPLAPELADAAASGAAVYSGVTAARAGEGWILDGTARHVLDGDRADRLAVVTPAGVFVVTADQVSARRAAVFDPVLHVSEVTFDGVRVGHGERVASDPERARHVALTGLALTMVGACQRVLDLVLEHVRSRQQFGVAIGSFQAVQHKAADMHVAIERARALSYFAALTIAADDPRRKLAAAMAKASAGECQSLVFRHGVQLFGAMGFTWENDVQFALKRAKAGELLLGGAAEHRAEITALTLAGRA comes from the coding sequence ATGCTGTTGGAGCTGGATTCCGATCAGCGGCTGTGGCGTGACACCGCCAGGGAAGCACTGACCAAACAGTGCCCGGCGTCGCTGGTTCGCAGGGTGGCCGAAGCTGACGGAGCCGACGCCGCCGCCGAGACCTCGCAGCTGTGGCGCAGCTATATCGAACAGGGCTGGACCGAACTCACCGAGGCCAGTGAGATGGTCGAGCTCGGGCTGCTCATCGAAGAGCTCGGTCGCGCCACCGATCCCACGCCGTACCTGGCGACGCTGACGCAGTTCACCCCGCTGGCACCCGAGCTCGCCGACGCCGCGGCTTCCGGGGCGGCTGTCTACAGCGGCGTGACCGCGGCCCGCGCGGGCGAGGGCTGGATTCTCGACGGCACCGCACGCCATGTGCTCGACGGCGACCGCGCCGACCGGCTGGCGGTGGTGACTCCCGCCGGCGTCTTCGTGGTCACTGCCGATCAGGTGTCGGCGCGCCGGGCCGCGGTGTTCGACCCGGTGCTGCACGTCAGCGAGGTCACTTTCGACGGCGTGCGCGTCGGCCATGGCGAACGCGTCGCCTCCGATCCCGAGCGGGCTCGCCACGTCGCCCTCACCGGCCTGGCACTGACCATGGTCGGCGCCTGCCAGCGGGTCCTGGACCTGGTGCTCGAGCACGTCCGCAGCCGCCAGCAGTTCGGCGTCGCCATCGGCTCTTTCCAGGCCGTCCAGCACAAGGCCGCCGACATGCACGTCGCGATCGAAAGGGCCCGCGCGCTTTCCTATTTCGCGGCGCTGACGATCGCCGCCGATGACCCGCGCCGGAAGCTCGCGGCCGCGATGGCGAAAGCCTCCGCCGGTGAATGCCAGTCACTGGTGTTCCGGCACGGCGTGCAGCTATTCGGGGCAATGGGATTCACCTGGGAGAACGACGTCCAGTTTGCGCTCAAGCGGGCGAAGGCCGGGGAGTTGCTGCTCGGCGGTGCCGCCGAACACCGCGCCGAGATCACCGCGCTGACGCTGGCCGGGAGGGCCTGA
- a CDS encoding aromatic ring-hydroxylating oxygenase subunit alpha, which yields MAFFPKPAVGSWTENWPELGTAPVNYEDSIDPEHFKLEQQAIFKKTWLKVGRVEQLPKKGSYFTREMPSVGTGTSVIIVKDVNKDNPDGVIRAFYNLCRHRGNKLVWNDYPGEEVSGSCRQFVCKYHAWRYALDGDLTFVQQEDEFFDLEKSKYGLVPVRCEVWEGFIFVNFDDAAAPLREYLGDFGKGLEGYPFHEMTEHYSYRSEINANWKLFIDAFTEFYHAPILHMKQAEKEEAEKLAKFGFEALAYDIKDQHSMVSSWGGMSPPKDLNMVKPIERILHSGLFGPWDRPDIKGILPDELPPAINPGRHKTWGTDSFEFFPNFTLLFWAPGWYLTYNYWPTAVDKHIFEADLYFVPPKNLRERLSQELAAVTFKEYAFQDANTLEATQTQIGTRVVTDFPLCDQEVLLRHLHKTAWDYVNAYQASKNGNGSTGGSTVHAPEKDHANV from the coding sequence GTGGCGTTTTTCCCGAAGCCAGCTGTCGGCAGCTGGACCGAGAACTGGCCCGAACTGGGTACCGCCCCGGTCAACTATGAAGACTCCATCGACCCGGAGCACTTCAAACTCGAGCAGCAAGCGATCTTCAAGAAGACCTGGCTCAAGGTCGGGCGCGTCGAGCAGCTACCCAAGAAGGGCAGCTACTTCACCCGCGAGATGCCGTCGGTGGGAACGGGCACGTCGGTGATCATCGTCAAGGACGTGAACAAGGACAACCCCGACGGTGTCATCAGAGCCTTCTACAACCTGTGCCGGCACCGCGGAAACAAGCTGGTATGGAACGACTATCCCGGAGAAGAGGTTTCGGGCAGCTGTCGTCAGTTCGTCTGCAAATACCACGCCTGGCGCTACGCGCTCGATGGCGACCTGACCTTCGTACAGCAGGAAGATGAGTTCTTCGACCTCGAGAAGTCCAAGTACGGATTGGTTCCCGTGCGCTGCGAGGTGTGGGAAGGGTTCATCTTCGTCAACTTCGACGACGCTGCCGCGCCGCTGAGAGAGTACCTCGGCGATTTCGGGAAGGGCCTCGAGGGCTACCCGTTCCACGAGATGACCGAGCACTACAGCTACCGTTCGGAGATCAACGCGAACTGGAAACTGTTCATCGATGCGTTCACCGAGTTCTACCACGCACCGATCCTGCACATGAAGCAGGCCGAGAAGGAAGAGGCCGAGAAGCTGGCCAAGTTCGGCTTCGAGGCACTGGCCTATGACATCAAGGACCAGCACTCGATGGTGTCGTCGTGGGGCGGGATGTCCCCACCGAAGGACCTGAACATGGTCAAGCCGATCGAGCGCATCCTGCACAGCGGTCTGTTCGGCCCGTGGGACCGGCCGGACATCAAGGGCATCCTGCCCGACGAGCTGCCGCCGGCTATCAACCCTGGCCGCCACAAGACCTGGGGCACTGACTCTTTCGAGTTCTTCCCCAACTTCACGCTGCTGTTCTGGGCGCCGGGCTGGTACCTCACCTACAACTACTGGCCGACCGCGGTGGACAAGCACATCTTCGAAGCCGACCTCTATTTCGTGCCGCCGAAGAATCTCCGCGAACGGCTCTCACAGGAGCTGGCCGCCGTGACGTTCAAGGAGTACGCGTTCCAGGACGCCAACACTCTCGAGGCCACCCAGACACAGATCGGGACGCGCGTCGTCACCGACTTCCCGTTGTGCGATCAGGAGGTGCTGTTGCGCCACCTGCACAAGACGGCCTGGGATTACGTCAACGCCTACCAGGCCTCCAAGAACGGCAATGGGTCCACAGGCGGCAGTACCGTCCACGCTCCCGAGAAAGATCACGCCAATGTCTAA
- a CDS encoding amidohydrolase family protein — translation MHKDDMILISVDDHIIEPPDMFKNHLPEKYKNEAPRLVHNPDGSDTWQFRDTVIPNVALNAVAGRPKEEYGLEPQGLDEIRKGCYDAGERVKDMNAGGVLATMNFPSFPGFAARLFATEDADFSLALVQAYNDWHIDDWCGAHPGRFIPMAIPAIWDPVLAAAEVRRVADKGVHSLTFTENPSTLGYPSFHDLQYWKPLWEALVDTETVMNVHIGSSGKLAITAPDAPMDVLITLQPMNIVQAAADLLWSAPIKAYPTLKIALSEGGTGWIPYFLDRVDRTYEMHSTWTHQDFGGKLPSEVFREHFMTCFISDPVGVKNRDLIGVDNICWEMDYPHSDSMWPGAPEELMAVFDTYEVSDDDINKITHENAMRLYQFAPFDHIPKEQATVGALRKAAEGHDVSVRALSHERTGEKTSVADFQANAKAVSGAK, via the coding sequence GTGCACAAAGACGACATGATTTTGATTTCGGTGGATGATCACATCATCGAGCCGCCGGATATGTTCAAAAATCATCTGCCGGAGAAGTACAAGAATGAGGCGCCGCGGTTGGTGCACAATCCGGATGGTTCTGATACCTGGCAGTTCCGGGACACGGTGATTCCGAATGTGGCGCTCAATGCGGTGGCGGGTCGGCCCAAGGAGGAGTACGGGCTCGAACCTCAGGGTCTTGATGAGATCCGCAAGGGTTGTTATGACGCTGGTGAGCGGGTCAAGGACATGAACGCCGGCGGGGTGTTGGCCACGATGAACTTCCCGTCGTTTCCGGGGTTCGCGGCGCGGTTGTTCGCCACCGAGGATGCTGATTTTTCGTTGGCGTTGGTGCAGGCCTACAACGACTGGCATATCGATGACTGGTGTGGGGCGCATCCGGGGCGGTTCATTCCGATGGCGATCCCGGCGATCTGGGATCCGGTGTTGGCTGCCGCGGAGGTGCGTCGGGTGGCTGACAAGGGGGTGCATTCGTTGACGTTCACCGAGAATCCGTCGACGTTGGGTTATCCGAGTTTTCATGATCTGCAGTACTGGAAGCCGTTGTGGGAGGCGCTGGTCGATACCGAGACGGTGATGAACGTCCATATCGGGTCGTCGGGGAAGTTGGCGATCACCGCCCCGGACGCGCCGATGGATGTGTTGATCACGTTGCAGCCGATGAACATTGTCCAGGCCGCGGCGGATTTGTTGTGGTCAGCACCGATCAAGGCGTATCCGACGTTGAAGATCGCGTTGTCTGAGGGTGGGACGGGTTGGATTCCGTATTTCCTGGATCGGGTGGACCGTACCTATGAGATGCATTCGACGTGGACGCATCAGGACTTCGGGGGCAAGTTGCCGTCGGAGGTGTTCCGGGAGCATTTCATGACGTGTTTCATCTCTGATCCGGTCGGGGTGAAGAACCGGGATTTGATCGGTGTCGACAACATCTGTTGGGAGATGGATTACCCGCACAGTGATTCGATGTGGCCCGGGGCCCCGGAAGAACTCATGGCGGTTTTTGACACCTATGAGGTCTCTGATGACGACATCAACAAGATCACCCATGAAAACGCGATGCGCCTCTACCAGTTCGCTCCGTTTGACCACATCCCCAAAGAGCAGGCCACCGTCGGGGCGTTACGTAAAGCCGCCGAAGGCCACGACGTGTCGGTGCGCGCCCTGTCCCACGAACGCACCGGCGAAAAAACCAGTGTCGCCGACTTCCAGGCCAACGCCAAAGCCGTCTCCGGCGCCAAGTAA
- a CDS encoding acyl-CoA dehydrogenase family protein, whose product MLSTSGAELDAALVELGWGDMLTDMPELAVPLVFRLLGETGSHASVLNDVVQQTADRELGATPELPFAGGGWVVWDRSATAPEHPALGGLPLRRVDDGGLLRLADARRALGWWLVGTARAMLTLACQHALDRVQFGRPIASFQAVRHRLAETLVAIEGAEATLSLPGADNFDLTALLAKAAAGKAALTAAKNCQQVIAGTGFTEEHDLHLHVKRALVLDGLLGSSRELTKKAGAGLRARGSVPRLAQL is encoded by the coding sequence ATGCTGTCCACCTCCGGCGCTGAACTCGACGCAGCGCTGGTCGAATTGGGCTGGGGCGACATGCTGACCGACATGCCCGAGCTCGCGGTCCCCCTGGTGTTCCGGTTGCTCGGCGAAACCGGTTCGCACGCTTCGGTGCTCAACGACGTGGTGCAGCAGACCGCCGACCGGGAACTCGGCGCCACACCTGAACTGCCGTTCGCCGGCGGTGGCTGGGTGGTGTGGGACCGCTCGGCGACGGCCCCGGAACATCCAGCGCTCGGGGGTCTACCGCTGCGGCGGGTGGACGACGGTGGCCTGCTGCGGCTGGCCGATGCCCGCCGCGCACTGGGCTGGTGGCTGGTCGGCACGGCCAGGGCGATGCTCACGCTGGCCTGCCAGCATGCGCTGGACCGGGTGCAGTTCGGCCGCCCGATCGCATCGTTCCAGGCGGTTCGGCACCGGCTCGCTGAGACGCTGGTGGCCATCGAGGGTGCCGAGGCGACGCTGAGCCTGCCCGGGGCCGACAACTTCGATCTGACCGCCCTGCTGGCCAAGGCCGCTGCGGGCAAGGCTGCGCTGACCGCCGCCAAGAACTGCCAGCAGGTTATAGCCGGCACCGGGTTCACCGAAGAGCACGACCTGCACCTGCACGTGAAGCGTGCCCTGGTGCTCGACGGATTGCTGGGCAGCTCAAGGGAACTGACGAAGAAGGCCGGGGCCGGGCTACGCGCCCGCGGTTCCGTGCCGAGACTGGCTCAGCTGTAA